The sequence CGCTGATGCCGCGCACGAAGTCGAGATCGTGCTCGATAAGGAGGATGCAGAGGTTGAAGTCGCGGGCGAGCCTCGTCAGCACGTCGCCGATGGCCGTGCGCTCGGCCTTGGTCAGGCCCGCGGTCGGCTCGTCGAGCAGCAGCACCGAGGGTTCGGTCGCCAGCACCATCGCCAGCTCCAGCCCGCGCTTCATGCCGTGCGAGAGGTGCCGCGTCTCCTCGCCGAGCCGCTGGTCGAGCCCGGTGGCCTTCAGGATGTCGCGGGCCGGCTCGGGCAGGTGCACCTCGTCGCTGCGGTCGAGCATCCGCGCCCCGTCGATCCGGTAGCGTGCGAGCTGCAGGCATTCCCCGACAGTAAGCGAATCGAACAGGCTCGTATTCTGGAAGCTGCGTCCCACCCCGAGCGCCGCGACCGTCTGCGGCGCGCCGCGGCCGATATCGACGCCGTTGATCGCGACCTGGCCGCGGGTACGCTCGCCGCCGTCGCTCACGCAGCGCATCAGCGTGGTCTTGCCGGCACCGTTCGGCCCGACGATGCCGAGAATCTCGCCGCGCCGCCCCTCGAAGCTGACCCCGTTCAGCACCGACAGGCTGCCGTAGCGGCGCACGAGGTCATTGATCCGGATCGGCGCGGCGTCGCTGCCAACGCCCGTCCCCGCCGCACGCGGCGGCGTCGGCACGATGGAGAGCGGCAGCGGCGCCTCGGCGCGCGATCCGGTCATCCGGCGCACCAGTCCGCCGATCAGCGGCGCCAGTCCCTGCGGCAGCGCCACGATCACCACCACGAAGGCGATGCCGACCATCAGCTTCCACAGGAACGGCAGGCTGCCCGACAGGTAGGACGACATGACGTCGATGCCAATCGCGCCCAGGATAGGCCCGATCAGCGTCCCGCGCCCGCCGAGCGCGGTCCAGATCAGCAGTTCGGTGCCGAGCAGGAACCCGGCGAGTTCCGGCGCCACGACGTTGGTGAAGGCGGCGTAGCCGAACCCCGCCACCGCCCCGATCGCGGCGGCGCCCGCCATCAGCCCGATCTTGATGCGCGACACCGGCACGCCGAGATAGGCGCAACGATCCTCGTTCTCGCGGATCGCCACCAGCACCCGGCCCATGTCGGAGCGCACGAACATCCAGCCGAAAACGGCGACGATCACCAGGAAGCCGCCGGCGAGCCAGAACCAGATCTCGAGGTCCCAGTAGTAGGTCGGAAAGCCCGACAGGCCGCTGCTCGAGCCGGTGAACCGGCCGCCGGAGAAGATCAGCTGGGTGACGACGATCGGCAGCGCCAGCGTCACGATCGAGGCGTAGAGCGGCGATGCCCCGTGGAAGAATGCGAGCCAGCCGACCAGCACCGCCACGACCACCGCCACGAGGACACCGATCGCCAGCGCCCCCAGCGCCCATCCGGGTCCGAAACCGTAGTGGGTGAACACCAGCCCGCAGGCATAGGCGCCGATCCCGAAGAACGCCGACTGCCCGAAGGTCAGGATACCTGTATAGCCCCAGAGGATGTCGACGGTCATCACCAGCGCGGCCAGCAGCAGCGCCCGGATCAGGATGTTGATCATGTAGGTGTCGAGCACGAACGGCCCGGCCGCCACCGCGATCAGCGCAACGACGCCACCGAGGATCGCGCTTCGGTGCACGCGCGAGAAGCGGAACCCGGTCCTTTCCCGCGCGATGCCCTCCTCCGCCGGACGGTCAACCACGGCTCAGTCCCTTCGGATTGATGCGCAGGATCACCGCCGCGAGCACGACGATGGTGAGCCCGCCGACGATCGGGCTGACATAGGTGCTGACCACCACCTGCGCCCCGCCGAGCAGCATTGCGGCGGCGGCCAGGCTCGGGAACGAGACGCCGGAGACCAGCACGAGCATGAAGGAGTTGACCAGCCAGGGCAGCCCCATGTTCGGGTCGACCGCGAGCAGCGGCGTGATCAGCGCGCCCGCCCCGCAGGCGAGCCCGGCGCCGAGACCGAAGGTCATCGCCCTCACCCGCACGCTGTCGATGCCGAGGCCCCGCGCCAACGGCTCGTTCATGATCACCGCGCGGGCATTGAGCCCGAACCGGGTGAAATAGAGCAGCGCGGTGAGCGCCAGCCCGAGGCCGATCGCGATCACCGTCACCGCCAGCCGGTAGGCGGAATAGTCGGCCCCGAGCAGCGGAATGGTGCCGCTGAGCGGGCTCGCGGCGAACTGCACGCTGCGGCCGAACACCAGGGTGATCACCTGGCCGATGACGATGCCGAGCCCCCAGGTCGCGAGGATCGCGTCGAGCGGCCGGTCGTAGAGCGGGCGCACGATCAGCCGCTCGACGATCAGCCCCGCGCCGAAGCCGAACACGGCGGCGAGCGGCGCGGCGAGCCAGGGATCGAGGCCCTGCGCCGTCGTCATGTAGGCGGCATAGCCGCCGACGGTCAGGAAGGCGCCGTGCGCGAAGTTGATGAGCTTCATCACGCCCAGGATGATCATCAGCCCCGATGCGACCGCAAACAGGATCGCGGCGGACGTGACGATGTCGAGCAGGAGGACGGTCATCGCGTCTGTCCCGGTGCCGTGAGGGGCGGAAGGAAGGTGCCGGGGCGGCTCGGCCGCCCCGGCCAGGATATCAGTTGGCGAGTTGCGGGCACTGGTCGCCCGGATCGACGTTCTCGAAGGTCGCGATGACATCGACTGAACCGTCAGCCCTGACTTGGCCGAGATACATCGTCAGCGGCGTGTGACGCTGCTTGTTCATCTGGATGTGGCCGCGCGGACCCTGCACGGAAACCTCGCCGAGCGCCTTGATGACGGCCTCGGGATCGGTCGAGCCGGCCTTCTCCACCGCCGCCTTGTAGAGGTAGATCGCCTCGTACTGCGGCACCGAGAGATCGTTCGGGGTCTTCAGGTCGGCGCCGAACTTCTTCTCCATGGCGGCGAGGAAGGCCTTGTTCTCCGGGCTGTCGATACTGGTCAGATAGGAAGCGGCGATGAAGATGCCCTCGGCGTCGGCACCCATTGTGGCCGCGGTCCCCTCATCGACCGCCAGATTGCCGTAGGGGATTGTGACGCCCGCGGCACGCAGCTGCTTCGTCAGCGTCACGTTCGGCGCGCCGCCTGCCGTCGAGGTGATCAGCGCGTCGGGGTTTGCCGCCTTCAGCTTGGAGATGATCGCGGTCCAGTCTGAGCCGTCCATCGGCAGGTACTCCT comes from Tepidamorphus gemmatus and encodes:
- a CDS encoding substrate-binding protein: MVTGMAGGALAADPIKIGIPVGLSGANSVVAPSVVQSAELAAEEINAAGGILGRQIELVVADDASGAQGAQRAFDSLVFQDKVDVLISMETSAARNAGLPIVNRGKVPYIYTSFYEGKSCSPWMYVNAWVPEQQVAPIVDHFMKEFGAKTFYLVGSDYAFGRGMLEFTRSYVEANGGTVLGEEYLPMDGSDWTAIISKLKAANPDALITSTAGGAPNVTLTKQLRAAGVTIPYGNLAVDEGTAATMGADAEGIFIAASYLTSIDSPENKAFLAAMEKKFGADLKTPNDLSVPQYEAIYLYKAAVEKAGSTDPEAVIKALGEVSVQGPRGHIQMNKQRHTPLTMYLGQVRADGSVDVIATFENVDPGDQCPQLAN
- a CDS encoding ABC transporter permease subunit yields the protein MINILIRALLLAALVMTVDILWGYTGILTFGQSAFFGIGAYACGLVFTHYGFGPGWALGALAIGVLVAVVVAVLVGWLAFFHGASPLYASIVTLALPIVVTQLIFSGGRFTGSSSGLSGFPTYYWDLEIWFWLAGGFLVIVAVFGWMFVRSDMGRVLVAIRENEDRCAYLGVPVSRIKIGLMAGAAAIGAVAGFGYAAFTNVVAPELAGFLLGTELLIWTALGGRGTLIGPILGAIGIDVMSSYLSGSLPFLWKLMVGIAFVVVIVALPQGLAPLIGGLVRRMTGSRAEAPLPLSIVPTPPRAAGTGVGSDAAPIRINDLVRRYGSLSVLNGVSFEGRRGEILGIVGPNGAGKTTLMRCVSDGGERTRGQVAINGVDIGRGAPQTVAALGVGRSFQNTSLFDSLTVGECLQLARYRIDGARMLDRSDEVHLPEPARDILKATGLDQRLGEETRHLSHGMKRGLELAMVLATEPSVLLLDEPTAGLTKAERTAIGDVLTRLARDFNLCILLIEHDLDFVRGISGRIVVLHQGALLMEGTVDEVVNSDLVRAVYSGESAGHVA
- a CDS encoding branched-chain amino acid ABC transporter permease: MTVLLLDIVTSAAILFAVASGLMIILGVMKLINFAHGAFLTVGGYAAYMTTAQGLDPWLAAPLAAVFGFGAGLIVERLIVRPLYDRPLDAILATWGLGIVIGQVITLVFGRSVQFAASPLSGTIPLLGADYSAYRLAVTVIAIGLGLALTALLYFTRFGLNARAVIMNEPLARGLGIDSVRVRAMTFGLGAGLACGAGALITPLLAVDPNMGLPWLVNSFMLVLVSGVSFPSLAAAAMLLGGAQVVVSTYVSPIVGGLTIVVLAAVILRINPKGLSRG